In Borrelia duttonii Ly, the sequence ATTATGATATTTACAGAATGAACAGCCAAATGGCTGGTTCTGCATTAACACAAGAAGAGATCAAGCTATGGATTTACAAAAATATTTTCATCTCTACAATAGGAATTATCAAATCTTTCAATTCTGATGTTGTATTACTATCCCTTTACAAAAACATAGAAATTAAAACTCGATGTATATCCAATATGTATTTTGATCTACAAGAAAATGATGAGGTTATTCTTTTGCAAAGTAGTATCAATCTTTTTGATATTAATGATGATAATTATTTTGACAAAAACTATTTCTATATATTACGACCGATTAATATGCAAAATGCAACTATCAAAGTTGATGATTTTTCTATTCACACAAAAAACCTTATGGAGATCAAAAATAATAACATAAGTTTGAAACAAGTCTTAGAAGAAATAGTTAATTGTTTATACAATTTGAGAGTTGCGCAAGGTACAGTTGAACCTAGTTTTTACACATATGTTAACAACATACAAAACAAGATAAACATGTTGCTAAAATAGTTTTTAGCAAAAATAGTATTATACTTCCTTTTATTAGTTAAAAGGATAAAGGATGTAAAGATTGGATATCAGAATTGACAATGATTTTAACTTAGCTTTTAATTCAAATTTACAGCTCGTTGATAGTATTGAAGAACAAAAACAACGACTATTTATCTTCTTGAAGACTCCAAAAGGTAGTCTTTTCTATGATCCTCAATGGGGTTTGGATTATTCACACATTGTAAAGCTTATCAAGGTGAACTCTGTGAACCAAATCAAAACTTACTTATTCAATATTATACAGGATCTCAAAATTGATATTGTAAATCTTGACGTAAAGATACAATCAAACACAATAAGCATTGTCTTTTATTTTCCAAATGACACTCTAAATATGGAGGTAAAATTATGAGCATCCTGTTTGATTCTGATGTTGGAGTCTTGAAAAAGAATATTGAACAAATTGTCAATGCTAAACGTCAATACTTAAGAGATAATTACAAAATATTGATTAATGACGACCCAGCATCCATTTACAACATTATTGCAACATCACTTGCATTCATAGAATGTGAACTAATTGATGAAGTTAACAAACTATTCCAATCTATAAAACCTGATTCTGAATATTGGCAAGCGATAGAAAAACACATAAGTGTCAAAAGTACTACTTATGAGGCCATTAAGAACTCTCTACTATCTATTAATGGTATTACACACGCAAATATCAAAAGTACTGCTGGTACAGCTAGTATTTATGTTATTGTAGACGAAGAATTTATGAATTCAGACAAAACACAAATAGAAGATACAAATCTAAAAGCAAATATTTGGAATATACTATATCTAACATGTCCAATTGGTACTACTTTTGAAGGAGACATAATTATCGACGGAATTAATAATAACAACCAAAGAATCGAATACAAAGTGTCACTTGGTAAGAAAAAATACGTGTATCTCAAAAGCAAATATAAAGTAAACGTCAAAAATCATCTATATCTTAATGTTGACGCTAAAATTAGAGATATTTACACCAGAATTGCAAATAATAATTATGGTGATATGGGAATTAGTTTTGAATATCAAGATTTTTTTGCTCCTGTGAATGAAATTAAGGGCGTACACTGCATTGATGTCTCTGTTGCTCTAAAAGAAAACTTGAATACAAAAATTAACGAGATTAATGATAGTGAATTTACGAATAATGAAAATATTCAGGTTGAAGAAAATGAAATTCTTGATTTTGATTTTACTTCTGATAGATTGTTAATCAATATATCCTCGTGAAAAGGAGGTTAAATGACAAGTATACCTACTATACCCACAGTCTTCAATGAAACTGAAGTTGAAAAAATAATACATGCCGAACTTGGATTCATAGATCAAATAATCAAAGAGGTCAAAACTCTTAATGATAATTTCCAAGATATCAATGCTACTACAAATCTAAATTCAAGATTCATAGCATTCTGGTTATCAGAAATATTGAAAATTATCTACTCAACAAACCAAACTCTTGAAACACTAGCAAAAAATATTGATAGTGTGCTTTTCGCTTTACGTCATATTGGGACCCATGAATCATTTATAAAACTATTCAAAGCTTTTCTTAACGTTGATATCGAACCTACTACTTTATCACCTGGTGTTATCAACATTAAGCTCAAAAGCGATATCAAAACTAATGTTATAGCATTCATTGTTGGTAGTAAGTCAAAAAAAGACCCAACACCTCATAAAAAAATTACATTCAAAACTAAAGAAAATGGACGTATTCTCAAAAAAGCATGGATTATAACTTTACTTCCTAAAGGATATGAAAACTCTATTTACGCATTCATCAAAAAACTTATTCCTATTGGAAGAATACTCAAGATTCAAAACTATAAGAATGAATACGTCAAAGAATCTAAAGGATAATAAGGAGATTTTATGACAAGTCAAGAAAGTCCTGAACAAGATACCGTCGTAAGACATGATGATACAATAGAAATTAGAAACCTTAATAGAAGAACCTCAACTGACCCCTCTAATCTATTGGTTTTAGATGATGGTTTTTCTAGTTGCCACGCAATTACTTTTGATGATTTTCGTAAAGAATTGCACAAAAAAACATTCGTTAAAGGCGAAGGCGTTAATGATTTTAAGCAGGTAATAAAAAGCCTCATAGCAACTAAATTATTACAAAATACAAACTTTATCAATCAAGCTTATCAAAAAGTTATAGAAAAACTAAAAAATAATGAATCCAGTGTTATGGATTCTATTCTTGGCAAAGTTACTAGTAAACTTGAATATGATTTATCACAGCAAGATACCTTAAATACAAATACTTATTTTCTAGGACTTCACTATTCTTCTTTGAAAA encodes:
- a CDS encoding DUF276 domain-containing protein (DUF276 is restricted to Borreliella and related spirochetes.), coding for MSILFDSDVGVLKKNIEQIVNAKRQYLRDNYKILINDDPASIYNIIATSLAFIECELIDEVNKLFQSIKPDSEYWQAIEKHISVKSTTYEAIKNSLLSINGITHANIKSTAGTASIYVIVDEEFMNSDKTQIEDTNLKANIWNILYLTCPIGTTFEGDIIIDGINNNNQRIEYKVSLGKKKYVYLKSKYKVNVKNHLYLNVDAKIRDIYTRIANNNYGDMGISFEYQDFFAPVNEIKGVHCIDVSVALKENLNTKINEINDSEFTNNENIQVEENEILDFDFTSDRLLINISS
- a CDS encoding DUF735 family protein; the protein is MTSIPTIPTVFNETEVEKIIHAELGFIDQIIKEVKTLNDNFQDINATTNLNSRFIAFWLSEILKIIYSTNQTLETLAKNIDSVLFALRHIGTHESFIKLFKAFLNVDIEPTTLSPGVINIKLKSDIKTNVIAFIVGSKSKKDPTPHKKITFKTKENGRILKKAWIITLLPKGYENSIYAFIKKLIPIGRILKIQNYKNEYVKESKG
- a CDS encoding GPW/gp25 family protein, with translation MDIRIDNDFNLAFNSNLQLVDSIEEQKQRLFIFLKTPKGSLFYDPQWGLDYSHIVKLIKVNSVNQIKTYLFNIIQDLKIDIVNLDVKIQSNTISIVFYFPNDTLNMEVKL
- a CDS encoding DUF777 family protein produces the protein MHLNYDIYRMNSQMAGSALTQEEIKLWIYKNIFISTIGIIKSFNSDVVLLSLYKNIEIKTRCISNMYFDLQENDEVILLQSSINLFDINDDNYFDKNYFYILRPINMQNATIKVDDFSIHTKNLMEIKNNNISLKQVLEEIVNCLYNLRVAQGTVEPSFYTYVNNIQNKINMLLK